In one Sandaracinaceae bacterium genomic region, the following are encoded:
- a CDS encoding DUF4215 domain-containing protein: MKRLMRDGAPWILVLALVGCDGGAMTDDAGPGGDAAPDDGAVTMSDGGDDPDAGETDAGPTATCGDGTVEIGESCDDGNTDDGDYCSADCQTVTGACGDAMMQDIEVCDDGNTDDGDYCASDCGSVTGSCGDAMTQSNEGCDDGNTDDGDYCAADCQTVTGACGDAMMQTNELCDDGNAADGDYCAADCQTVTGACGDGVTQTNELCDDMNTAAGDYCSADCMMVTGACGDAMVQSNESCDDGNVAGDDYCSADCQMVTGSCGDSTVQGNESCDDGNTAGGDYCSADCQTVSGACGDGTVQTNETCDDGNTMAGDYCSVDCQTVTGACGDSTVQSNEACDDGNTVGGDYCSADCQTASGSCGDGVVQSHETCDPGVMSIGGPPGGFGDPCGTAADCGPSAPICATGGFCTTGAAGASCQRDSDCGASAPVCGDTNECRADRCPATLGTEVCDGIDNDCDGTVDNGCATQCTRDDSPVVNFDDTCDASCGAPVDGELFVPCGAVVTMYGEHAFSGGAVIEGRVRVQPRTGAVPTAGSLVIDASTITVAGLIDANASGFNGGQGPGTSTCRGSGAGYGGVGGIGDSCTAGGPAYGSRTSRSVELGSGGANGFGDAGGRGGGRVVLRAGTVTVSGGIEADGGRGGNDGTIDEGGGGSGGGILLEGTTRVDVSGVLSARGAAGHNTGFSSAGGAGGRIKLFAPAGTMTGIARVEGGAGASLSGFSSTGGASGTYFELF, from the coding sequence ATGAAACGCTTGATGCGCGATGGCGCGCCTTGGATTCTGGTCCTGGCCCTGGTGGGCTGTGACGGCGGCGCGATGACGGATGACGCGGGCCCGGGCGGCGACGCAGCCCCCGACGACGGCGCCGTGACGATGAGCGACGGGGGCGACGACCCTGACGCGGGTGAGACGGACGCGGGCCCGACCGCGACGTGCGGCGACGGGACCGTCGAGATCGGCGAGAGCTGCGACGACGGGAACACCGACGACGGTGACTACTGCTCGGCGGACTGTCAGACGGTGACCGGCGCGTGCGGCGACGCGATGATGCAGGACATCGAGGTCTGCGACGACGGCAACACGGACGACGGCGACTACTGCGCGTCCGACTGCGGCAGCGTGACCGGCTCGTGCGGCGACGCGATGACGCAGAGCAACGAGGGCTGCGACGACGGGAACACCGACGACGGCGACTACTGCGCGGCGGACTGTCAGACGGTGACCGGCGCGTGCGGCGACGCGATGATGCAGACGAACGAGCTCTGCGACGACGGGAACGCGGCCGACGGCGACTACTGCGCGGCGGACTGTCAGACGGTGACCGGCGCGTGCGGTGACGGCGTCACGCAGACGAACGAGCTCTGCGACGACATGAACACCGCGGCGGGCGACTACTGCTCGGCCGACTGCATGATGGTGACCGGCGCGTGTGGCGACGCGATGGTGCAGAGCAACGAGAGCTGCGACGACGGCAACGTGGCCGGCGACGACTACTGCTCGGCCGACTGTCAGATGGTGACCGGGTCGTGCGGTGACTCGACCGTGCAGGGCAACGAGAGCTGTGACGACGGCAACACGGCCGGCGGCGACTACTGCTCGGCGGACTGCCAGACCGTCAGCGGCGCCTGCGGCGACGGCACGGTCCAGACCAACGAGACCTGCGACGACGGCAACACCATGGCGGGCGACTACTGCTCGGTGGACTGCCAGACGGTCACCGGGGCGTGCGGCGACTCCACCGTGCAGAGCAACGAGGCGTGCGACGACGGCAACACCGTCGGCGGCGACTACTGCTCGGCGGACTGCCAGACCGCGAGCGGCTCCTGCGGCGACGGCGTCGTCCAGTCGCACGAGACCTGCGACCCCGGCGTGATGTCGATCGGCGGGCCCCCCGGCGGGTTCGGCGATCCCTGCGGCACGGCCGCGGACTGCGGCCCCTCCGCGCCGATCTGCGCGACCGGCGGGTTCTGCACCACGGGCGCCGCGGGCGCGAGCTGCCAGCGCGACAGCGACTGCGGCGCGTCGGCGCCGGTCTGCGGCGACACCAACGAGTGCCGCGCGGACCGCTGCCCCGCGACGCTCGGCACCGAGGTGTGTGATGGCATCGACAACGACTGCGACGGCACGGTCGACAACGGCTGCGCCACCCAGTGCACCCGCGACGACTCGCCCGTCGTGAACTTCGACGACACCTGCGACGCCTCGTGCGGCGCGCCGGTCGACGGTGAGCTCTTCGTGCCGTGCGGCGCGGTCGTCACGATGTACGGCGAGCACGCCTTCTCCGGCGGCGCGGTCATCGAGGGGCGGGTCCGGGTCCAGCCGCGCACGGGCGCGGTGCCGACGGCGGGCAGCCTCGTCATCGACGCGTCGACCATCACGGTGGCCGGCCTCATCGACGCGAACGCGAGCGGCTTCAACGGCGGGCAGGGGCCGGGCACCAGCACGTGCCGTGGCTCCGGCGCCGGCTACGGCGGGGTCGGCGGCATCGGCGACAGCTGCACCGCCGGCGGCCCGGCCTACGGGAGCCGGACATCGCGCTCGGTGGAGCTGGGCTCGGGCGGCGCGAACGGCTTCGGCGACGCGGGCGGGCGCGGCGGCGGTCGGGTCGTGCTCCGCGCCGGCACGGTCACCGTGTCGGGCGGCATCGAGGCCGACGGTGGACGAGGCGGCAACGACGGGACCATCGACGAGGGTGGTGGCGGCTCCGGCGGCGGCATCCTCCTCGAAGGCACGACGCGCGTGGACGTCTCGGGCGTGCTCAGCGCGCGCGGCGCGGCTGGGCACAACACCGGGTTCAGCTCGGCGGGCGGCGCCGGCGGGCGCATCAAGCTCTTCGCCCCGGCCGGCACCATGACGGGGATCGCGCGCGTCGAGGGCGGCGCCGGCGCGTCGCTCTCGGGCTTCAGCTCGACGGGCGGAGCCTCGGGGACCTACTTCGAGCTCTTCTGA